Proteins encoded within one genomic window of Argiope bruennichi chromosome 7, qqArgBrue1.1, whole genome shotgun sequence:
- the LOC129975414 gene encoding uncharacterized protein LOC129975414 — protein MGNELPKSKENAICEEHYARTHRRDETGKYTVAMPFKEHWSCLGNSRDIALKRLESLWTRLSRDQKYLKLYSDFLKEYEELGHMSEIQDESVESEVTYYMPHHGIYRPQKTTTKLRTVFNASTLTSSGKSLNSIQYNGGMIQDDLFTLLIRFRKHIFAFTADIRQMYRMINIDESQRNLQRILWKEGANEPVKTYQLNTVTYGTVSAPYLAMRTLKQISIDEGKNFPSAASVLCHDFYMDDVLSGASTLEETKTLQHELVGILKTAQMSLHKWCGNTSELIPATEKEYELSSTDETKTLGIAWKAKTDCFTFKVDLQHNAHPTKRSVLSIIARLFDPLGLLGPVITKAKIFMQQLWLLKIDWGEMLPEKEASEWQEFATSLRNLNDINIERCIVIPNAEVNELHGFCDASEKAYGAAIYARTVDSAGEVKVKLIVSKSRVSPIKQVTIPRLELCSAVLLTKLMQKVKNALKMDITSVSYYSDSTIVLSWMRKESQDLKTFVANRVATIQESTEMNQWHHVPSEQNPADVISRGLDPTRMQQSNLWWFGPTFLQELVVNFPGDCDDIHDSLDSSVQNRDVSSEKIYLAELKNPTNFCLISAVDSSFLDNILSPLTTKELQLAKLTLVKLVQVAAFNCEIKALKKGENVNKSEAIHLEIVTDLTAEAMIATLKRFFSRRDVSSSICSDNATNFKGANSDLKRLQNMIGRPPEPLANYLTTEQVTWKFIPPRSPNFGGLWEAGVKSFKHHLKRVVGNARLTMEQFLTIVIQIEGPTTSLPFQISQVGNE, from the exons ATGGGTAATGAATTACCTAAAAGTAAAGAGAATGCTATTTGTGAGGAGCATTATGCGCGAACACATAGAAGAGATGAGACAGGAAAATATACTGTGGCGATGCCATTTAAAGAGCATTGGTCATGTCTAGGGAATTCAAGGGATATTGCTCTAAAACGACTCGAATCGCTGTGGACTCGCCTGTCTAGAgaccaaaaatatctgaaactgtaTTCTGATTTTCTGAAGGAGTATGAGGAGTTAGGCCACATGAGCGAGATACAAGATGAAAGTGTTGAATCTGAAGTGACATATTATATGCCTCATCATGGCATCTATAGGCCTCAAAAAACGACGACTAAACTACGTACTGTGTTTAATGCGTCCACCTTGACTAGTAGTGGAAAATCGCTCAACTCAATTCAGTATAATGGCGGAATGATTCAAGACGATCTATTTACATTGCTAATTAGATTCAGAaagcatatatttgcatttactgcAGATATTCGTCAGATGTATCGTATGATCAATATAGATGAGAGTCAAAGAAATCtacaaagaattttatggaaagaggGAGCTAATGAGCCCGTTAAAACGTATCAGCTAAATACGGTTACCTACGGAACGGTTAGTGCTCCATATCTAGCCATGAGAACACTTAAGCAAATTTCCATTGACGAGGGAAAAAACTTTCCAAGTGCTGCATCAGTCTTGTGCCATGATTTTTATATGGACGATGTCTTAAGTGGAGCGAGTACATTGGAAGAGACAAAAACTTTGCAACATGAACTTGTTGGCATTCTAAAAACTGCCCAGATGTCATTACACAAGTGGTGTGGAAATACGTCCGAGCTTATTCCTGCTACTGAGAAAGAGTATGAGCTCTCATCTACAGATGAAACTAAGACTTTAGGGATTGCCTGGAAGGCTAAAACTGACTGCTTTACCTTTAAAGTAGATTTACAGCACAATGCCCATCCTACCAAAAGGTCGGTCTTGTCCATTATCGCCCGACTTTTTGATCCACTTGGGTTACTTGGGCCAGTGATCACGAAGGCAAAAATATTCATGCAACAATTGTGGTTGCTCAAGATCGATTGGGGTGAAATGCTTCCCGAGAAAGAAGCTAGTGAATGGCAAGAGTTTGCAACATCTTTAAGAAACTTAAATGACATTAACATAGAACGATGTATTGTCATTCCAAACGCGGAAGTGAATGAGCTTCATGGATTCTGTGACGCGTCTGAAAAGGCATATGGCGCTGCAATCTACGCCAGAACAGTCGATTCAGCGGGTGAAGTGAAAGTGAAGCTAATCGTGAGTAAATCTCGTGTGTCACCAATCAAGCAGGTAACTATACCTCGTTTAGAATTATGCAGTGCCGTTCTGCTCACCAAATTGATGCAGAaggtaaaaaatgcattaaaaatggatattacgTCAGTATCGTATTATTCGGACTCTACAATCGTGCTTTCGTGGATGAGAAAAGAGTCACAAgacttaaaaacatttgttgcgAACAGAGTGGCTACTATTCAAGAATCCACAGAAATGAATCAGTGGCATCACGTTCCTTCCGAACAAAATCCCGCTGACGTCATCTCAAGAGGACTTGATCCAACGAGAATGCAACAAAGTAACTTATGGTGGTTTGGTCCAACCTTTCTCCAAGAACTGGTTGTGAATTTTCCTGGTGATTGCGACGACATCCACGATTCATTGGACAGTTCTGTGCAGAACAGGGACGTTTCTTCtgagaaaatttatttagcaGAACTCAAAAATCCgactaatttctgtttaatttcagcTGTGGACTcatcatttttagataatatacttA GTCCTTTAACCACCAAGGAACTGCAGTTGGCCAAGTTAACTTTAGTCAAACTTGTTCAGGTAGCTGcctttaattgtgaaataaaagccCTCAAAAAAGGTGAAAATGTTAATAAGAGTGAG GCAATCCACTTGGAAATAGTCACTGACTTAACTGCAGAGGCAATGATTGCCACTTTAAAGCGCTTTTTTAGCAGAAGAGATGTTAGTTCCTCTATCTGTTCTGATAATGCAACTAATTTCAAAGGGGCCAATTCAGATTTGAAACGTTTGCAAAATATGATTGGTAGACCCCCAGAGCCATTAGCTAATTACTTAACAACTGAACAAGTgacatggaaatttattccacCAAGGTCACCTAACTTCGGTGGCTTATGGGAGGCGGGTGTTAAATCTTTCAAACACCATTTAAAGAGAGTTGTTGGTAATGCGCGTTTAACAATGGAACAGTTTTTGACTATTGTTATTCAAATTGAAG GTCCCACTACTAGCTTACCTTTTCAAATATCCCAAGTAGGGAATGAATAA